In Oryza sativa Japonica Group chromosome 3, ASM3414082v1, one DNA window encodes the following:
- the LOC4333672 gene encoding small ribosomal subunit protein eS21-like has product MQNEEGQMVDLYVPRKCSTTNRIITAKDHASVQINIGHVDENGLYDGRFTTFALSGFIRAQGDADSALDRLWQKRKAEVKQQ; this is encoded by the exons ATGCAGAACGAGGAGGGTCAGATGGTGGACCTCTACGTCCCCAGGAAGTG CTCGACCACCAACAGGATCATCACCGCCAAGGACCATGCCTCGGTCCAGATCAACATTGGGCATGTGGATGAGAATGGGCTGTACGATGGCCGCTTCACCACGTTTGCTCTCTCTGGGTTCATCCGTGCTCAG GGAGACGCCGACAGTGCTCTGGATAGGCTGTGGCAGAAGAGGAAGGCTGAGGTCAAGCAGCAGTAG
- the LOC107280330 gene encoding uncharacterized protein translates to MAAALPDDMLAEVLRHLGPRSLAACCRVCKPWRDLVDDRRLLRADLLPRSLAGIFLNFSGLCYPEFFARPSTTAGATTAISSLLDFLPFDGTKWYKIEDHCNGLLLLDCNCVVNPATRWWARLPPRPPPREDMERWSTSILLTSSSIQPRLRTTRRIQVELEPSEWPPPLYVLPVFSSRTERWEERTFVREGEAAGNTTVPDKRISLRNDKYQVIKLPKVTRMPSEDSYFCLGRSQKGVYLALARHCCHLLVWILDESCDGIKWELKHDKDIKHILLGRNKVDLGPWILQEINYQKEEGSLSSYEWFRKKLEYELNEEATLEKSEWNSDDDNAPCNEDIIGRYNEAIDIIGFHPFKEIIFFSESFERGIAYHLNGSKVEDLGDLYPVGYDFVPSNEQMISASYPYTPCWM, encoded by the exons ATGGCGGCTGCGCTGCCAGACGACATGCTCGCGGaggtcctccgccacctcggGCCGCGCAGCCTCGCCGCGTGCTGCCGCGTCTGCAAGCCATGGCGCGACCTCGTCGACGACCGCCGCCTGCTGCGTGCGGACCTCCTCCCACGCTCGCTCGCCGGCATCTTCCTCAACTTCTCGGGCCTATGCTACCCGGAATTCTTCGCTCGCCCCTCGACGACGGCAGGAGCCACTACCGCCATCTCCAGTCTCCTTGACTTCTTGCCCTTCGATGGTACTAAATGGTACAAGATCGAGGATCACTGCAACGGCCTACTGCTGCTTGACTGCAACTGCGTGGTTAACCCTGCCACGCGATGGTGGGCTCGCTTGCCCCCACGCCCTCCTCCGCGCGAGGACATGGAGAGATGGAGTACATCCATACTGCTTACCTCGTCTTCGATCCAGCCGCGTCTTCGCACTACGAG GCGTATCCAAGTTGAACTGGAACCATCCGAATGGCCACCACCATTGTACGTCTTGCCCGTCTTCTCGTCGAGAACCGAGCGATGGGAGGAGAGGACATTTGTCCGTGAAGGGGAAGCTGCAGGAAATACGACTGTCCCTGATAAGAG AATATCCTTGAGAAATGATAAGTACCAAGTGATCAAACTGCCAAAGGTTACTAGGATGCCCTCAGAAGACTCTTATTTTTGTCTTGGAAGATCACAAAAAGGAGTGTACCTTGCATTAGCCAGACATTGCTGCCATCTTCTAGTTTGGATTCTGGATGAATCATGTGACGGAATAAAGTGGGAGTTAAAGCATGATAAAGACATTAAACATATTCTACTTGGACGAAATAAAGTAGATCTGGGACCATGGATCTTACAGGAAATTAATTATCAAAAAGAAGAAGGTAGCTTATCATCATATGAATGGTTTCGAAAGAAGCTTGAATATGAGCTCAACGAGGAAGCCACATTGGAGAAGTCTGAATGGAACTCTGATGATGATAATGCTCCTTGCAATGAAGATATTATAGGAAGATACAATGAAGCTATTGATATCATTGGATTCCACCCTTTCAAAGAGATTATATTCTTCAGTGAATCGTTCGAGAGAGGGATAGCCtatcatttaaatggctcaaaggTTGAAGATCTAGGTGACTTATACCCAGTAGGTTACGATTTTGTACCATCCAATGAGCAAATGATATCTGCGTCTTATCCGTACACA